The Vibrio sp. 10N DNA window TGAGTATTTAAAGATGCTTCCACATGAGTTCTTCAAATTGATGTCCGATGAAACCCGTATTCGAACCCTACTTTGGGTATCGGCCAACGGCTCAGTCTGTGTCAACGATCTGGTGGAGGCGTTGGGAGAGAGTCAACCTAAGGTATCGAGGCACCTTGCTATGCTACGACAAGCAGGCGTGCTCAAGGACACCAGGCAAGGGCAGCATGTCTTTTACAGCTTAGCTGAAGGATTGCCAGGTTGGCTCTATCGAACATTGAAAGGGCTTGAGCAATCGAACTGCTTGCAAAGTGCCTATCAACTAAACTTTAACGAGCTTGCGTCATCATCAAACGATGCTTAGAGCTTGACGGTACAACCGAATATTTTACGTAATTAAGAGATTAAGTTATGGCAATTAAAGTAGGTATTAACGGATTTGGTCGAATTGGCCGTTTGGCGCTTCGCGCAGCATTTGATTGGGACGAGCTAGAGTTCGTGTTGATTAATGACGTTGCAGGTGATGCCACCACACTCGGTCACCTATTGGAGTTTGATTCAGTACAAGGTACTTGGCATCACGGCGTAGCGGTTGAAGGTGACGAGCTAGTGGTGAACGGCCAGCGTATTAAAACGACTCAAGAGCGCGATATCGATGCGATTGATTGGTCTGGCTGTGATGTTGTGATTGAAGCAACCGGTGTGCACCGTAAAACTGAATTCCTAAACAAATACCTAGACCAAGGTGTTAAGCGTGTCGTGGTGTCTGCGCCAGTGAAAGAAGAAGGCATTGCCAACATCGTTGTCGGTGTGAATGACGAAATCTTTGATGCAGAGGCTCACCGCATCGTGACAGCAGCATCTTGTACCACGAACTGCATTGCGCCTGTAGTGAAAGTGATTCACGAGAAACTGGGTATCGAGCAATCATCGTTTACAACGATTCACGACCTAACCAACACGCAAACTATCCTTGATGCGCCGCACAAAGATTTGCGTCGTGCTCGCGCATGCGGCATGAGCCTTATCCCAACCACAACAGGCAGCGCAACGGCGATCGTTGAAATCTTCCCTGAGCTAAAAGGCAAGATTAATGGCCATGCAGTACGTGTACCACTAGCGAATGCATCACTCACTGACATCATCTTTGACGTGAAACGCGATACCACGGCTGAAGAAGTTAACGCACTACTGAAAGAAGCATCACAAGGCGAGCTAAAAGGTATCCTTGGTTTTGAAGAGCGTCCGCTTGTTTCTATCGATTACCGCGGCGACCAACGTTCAACCATCGTTGATGCGCAATCGACTATGGTGGTTGGCTCTCGTATGGTGAAAATCTACGCGTGGTACGACAATGAAATGGGCTACGCAACACGCACAGCAGAATTGGTTCGTAAAGTCGGTCTAGCGGGGTAATGATGATGCATCCAACATGGGAACTAAACGTAGATAACGCAGCCTTGGTATTAACGCCTTGTCCAGGTACCAAAGAGGCGTCATTAGATGACTCACTAGCTCAACTTAAAGAGCAAGGTGTCACGGTTATCGTCACTGCTTTGGATAATCGCGAGATGGCGGAAGCTGGCGTGGCTGAGCTTGGAGAAAAAGCACAGGCGCTAGGCATTAAGTGGTTCCAAACGCCGATTGAAGATGACCGCGCACCAGGCAGCGACTTCGCTGATGGTTGGAAAGCGATCTCTCCAGAACTGCATCAAGCGGTGGAAGCGGGCGAGAAAATTGCGATGCACTGCATGGGGGGTTCAGGTCGTACCGGTCTTCTTGCGGCAAACCTGCTGCTTGAGAAAGGGTGGGAGCTTGAGACGATTCGCCGTGAGGTTCAGGCATTACGCCCTGGCGCTTTCACAAAGCAGCCTCAAATTGACTACGTAGAGAAGCTGGCTGCGACTTTCTAATCGGAATCTCTTTAGAGAGTCAATTCAGTTAGAAAACTCAGCAAATAAAAGCCCTCTGATGAGGGCTTTTATTTCTGAACCCTTATCCCTGTTACTAGGCAGAAGAATTATGTTGTCTAACCTTAGCAAAAGCGTTCGCCAGTATATGCTGGTGACCTTCAACTACTGGAATTTCACCATTACCGATGGTGCTTTGCGAATGCTGGTGGTGCTCTACTTCCACGATCTTGGCTACAGTTCACTCGCCATTGCTTCACTGTTTCTCTTCTATGAGTTCTTTGGTGTGGTCACCAATCTTATTGGTGGCTGGTTAGGGGCACGTTTAGGCCTTAATCGCACCATGAATATTGGGCTTGGGATGCAGATCTTTGCTTTGTTAATGCTGGCTGTTCCGAGTGCTTGGTTAACCATTCCATGGGTGATGGCGGCTCAAGCGCTTTCAGGTATTGCTAAGGACTTGAATAAGATGAGTGCCAAAAGTGCTATCAAGACCTTGGTTCCGGATGAGCAGCAAGGCGCGCTTTATAAATGGGTGGCCATCTTGACCGGTTCTAAGAATGCACTGAAAGGTGCAGGCTTCTTTATCGGTGGTTTATTGTTGTCTGTCCTTGGTTTCCAGTATGCGGTTGCAGCAATGGCGGCAGTGCTGACACTGGTGTTTATTGGCAGCGTTATCAGCTTAGAAAGCGATATGGGTAAGGCAAAAGCGAAGCCAAAATTTAAACAGATCTTCTCGAAATCAGAGAGCATTAATATCTTATCGGCTGCGCGTATGTTCTTGTTTGGCGCTCGTGATGTTTGGTTTGTTGTCGCTTTACCAATTTATCTTGGTTCTATCTTTGGTTGGGATCATACCCTAGTCGGTGGATTTCTAGCGCTATGGGTCATCGCTTATGGTTTTGTGCAAGGCGTAGCACCTAAAATTACCGGCAAAGCGCAGGGTAGAGTGCCAGATGGCAGTGCTGCCATGTGGTGGGCGCTGGCATTAGCCGTGGTCACAGGTGTTATTGCGTATTGTGTTCAGATGCAGTGGTATCCACAAATGGTCATTGTTGTGGGGCTTTTGATCTTTGGTGCCATCTTTGCGATCAACTCATCGCTTCATAGTTATCTGATTGTGAGCTATGCAAAAGGCGATGGCGTGTCGATGGACGTTGGCTTTTACTACATGGCCAACGCGATGGGACGCTTAATCGGTACCGTGTTGTCCGGTTGGGTATTCCAAATTGCGGGTCTCGCGGCTTGCATGTGGGTGTCGTTTGCTTTCTTGGTGCTGACCACGATTATCTCCATTCGCTTGCCCGGTGCGCCAAAAGCGGTTGCCGGATAACGGAATTGAATAAATAAAAGAGTCAATCGTTAAAAGACGATTGACTCTTTTTGGTTTCAGGCGTATGTTTATCGTTAAAAGACGATAGAGGATGCACTTTGACCAGTTGTAGCGTTGAGAACCCAGACATGTTTATCGCCAGCGAGCAGCAGTTAGCGACAGAAAAGAAGCTAGCGGCCCAAGCGAAGGCGTTGTCACACCCGGCGCGTATCCGAATTATCCGTATTTTATCTGATTTAGAGCGTGCTGGTGGCTGCTTGAATAGTGACCTCGTATCGCAGTTGGGGCTTGCCCAATCAACGGTTTCTGAACATTTACGGATACTCAAAGTAGCGGGGTTTATTAGTGCAGAATCGACACCACCGAAAGTGTGCTATCGCATTCAGCGTGATGCGTTGAACGAGTTTTCTGCGTTGACCTTATCAACATTTGATTAGGCCAATTCGCATCAAGAATATCAGTGAGTCGGCATTGCCGACTTTTATTACTACTAATCTATCGTTATTCGACGATTAACGATGTTGGAGAGTTAACATGTCTCAGCTAGCCATTGAGCAGCCAAAACAATTGGGGTTTCTGGATAGATTCCTAACTTTGTGGATCTTTTTAGCTATGGGGTTCGGCGTGCTATTGGGTGTCGCTTTTCCAAGCCAAATTGAGAGCTTGAATGAATCAATGACCGTTGGCAGCACTAACCTGCCGCTTGCTATTGGTCTTATTTTGATGATGTACCCACCGCTTGCCAAAGTGAACTATGGCTTGATGGGCAAGGTGCTGCAAGATAAGCAGGCTGTTACTCTCTCATTGGTGATGAACTGGTTGGTCGGCCCGATTTTGATGTTTGTGTTAGCACTGATCTTCCTTGGTGATGAGCCGAGTCTGATGACGGGAGTTATCTTAATTGGTCTAGCGCGCTGCATCGCCATGGTGTTGGTGTGGAATGATATTGGTGGCGGCAATAAAGAATATGGCGCGGCATTAGTGGCCCTTAACAGCGTATTCCAAATTATCACCTATAGCTTCTTGGCGTGGCTATTCATTACTGTGC harbors:
- a CDS encoding metalloregulator ArsR/SmtB family transcription factor, with protein sequence MLPHEFFKLMSDETRIRTLLWVSANGSVCVNDLVEALGESQPKVSRHLAMLRQAGVLKDTRQGQHVFYSLAEGLPGWLYRTLKGLEQSNCLQSAYQLNFNELASSSNDA
- a CDS encoding ArsJ-associated glyceraldehyde-3-phosphate dehydrogenase; the encoded protein is MAIKVGINGFGRIGRLALRAAFDWDELEFVLINDVAGDATTLGHLLEFDSVQGTWHHGVAVEGDELVVNGQRIKTTQERDIDAIDWSGCDVVIEATGVHRKTEFLNKYLDQGVKRVVVSAPVKEEGIANIVVGVNDEIFDAEAHRIVTAASCTTNCIAPVVKVIHEKLGIEQSSFTTIHDLTNTQTILDAPHKDLRRARACGMSLIPTTTGSATAIVEIFPELKGKINGHAVRVPLANASLTDIIFDVKRDTTAEEVNALLKEASQGELKGILGFEERPLVSIDYRGDQRSTIVDAQSTMVVGSRMVKIYAWYDNEMGYATRTAELVRKVGLAG
- a CDS encoding cyclin-dependent kinase inhibitor 3 family protein encodes the protein MMHPTWELNVDNAALVLTPCPGTKEASLDDSLAQLKEQGVTVIVTALDNREMAEAGVAELGEKAQALGIKWFQTPIEDDRAPGSDFADGWKAISPELHQAVEAGEKIAMHCMGGSGRTGLLAANLLLEKGWELETIRREVQALRPGAFTKQPQIDYVEKLAATF
- the arsJ gene encoding organoarsenical effux MFS transporter ArsJ — encoded protein: MLSNLSKSVRQYMLVTFNYWNFTITDGALRMLVVLYFHDLGYSSLAIASLFLFYEFFGVVTNLIGGWLGARLGLNRTMNIGLGMQIFALLMLAVPSAWLTIPWVMAAQALSGIAKDLNKMSAKSAIKTLVPDEQQGALYKWVAILTGSKNALKGAGFFIGGLLLSVLGFQYAVAAMAAVLTLVFIGSVISLESDMGKAKAKPKFKQIFSKSESINILSAARMFLFGARDVWFVVALPIYLGSIFGWDHTLVGGFLALWVIAYGFVQGVAPKITGKAQGRVPDGSAAMWWALALAVVTGVIAYCVQMQWYPQMVIVVGLLIFGAIFAINSSLHSYLIVSYAKGDGVSMDVGFYYMANAMGRLIGTVLSGWVFQIAGLAACMWVSFAFLVLTTIISIRLPGAPKAVAG
- a CDS encoding ArsR/SmtB family transcription factor; translated protein: MFIASEQQLATEKKLAAQAKALSHPARIRIIRILSDLERAGGCLNSDLVSQLGLAQSTVSEHLRILKVAGFISAESTPPKVCYRIQRDALNEFSALTLSTFD